A region from the Triticum aestivum cultivar Chinese Spring chromosome 3D, IWGSC CS RefSeq v2.1, whole genome shotgun sequence genome encodes:
- the LOC123076693 gene encoding agamous-like MADS-box protein AGL29: MAPKRSGSNGRKKTVLLPIVKKDSRHVCFSKRKQGLFSKASTLAVLTGAQVAAVVCSPGGKAFSFGHPSVDPVLNRFMAGEGAEDQAPADDNRLQTLHRQHSKMRTELAAQKKGKKRADEALAQERAAGDKTAAWVRADVSDMGYEDMAAFAAALMQVQAAVSGRANQVLLDAFHFDISRKLQVPPPLGASRSSSANAGIEMQQVQMEMHPPQGFAASMEMQMVMPPPQGFSGGLDREMHQQPGFTGGMEMEMLMTMVPAMPEFSAGMDLAQQGLGPNTGCPY; encoded by the coding sequence ATGGCGCCCAAGCGCAGCGGCAGCAATGGCAGGAAGAAGACCGTCCTCCTCCCGATCGTCAAGAAGGACTCCCGCCATGTGTGCTTCTCAAAGCGCAAGCAGGGGCTCTTCAGCAAGGCCAGCACCTTGGCCGTGCTCACCGGTGCGCAGGTGGCCGCCGTCGTCTGCTCACCCGGCGGCAAGGCGTTCTCCTTCGGCCACCCCTCCGTCGACCCCGTCCTCAACCGCTTCATGGCGGGCGAAGGCGCGGAGGACCAGGCCCCCGCAGACGACAACAGGTTGCAGACGCTGCACCGGCAGCACAGCAAGATGCGCACCGAGCTTGCCGCgcagaagaaggggaagaagcGCGCGGACGAGGCCCTGGCCCAGGAGCGCGCCGCGGGGGACAAGACTGCGGCGTGGGTACGCGCCGACGTGAGCGACATGGGGTATGAGGACATGGCGGCCTTCGCCGCCGCGCTTATGCAGGTGCAGGCCGCTGTCTCCGGACGCGCCAACCAGGTGCTCTTGGATGCCTTTCACTTCGACATAAGCCGTAAGCTCCAGGTGCCCCCGCCGCTCGGTGCCAGCAGAAGCAGCAGCGCAAACGCCGGGATTGAGATGCAGCAGGTGCAGATGGAGATGCATCCACCGCAGGGGTTCGCTGCCAGCATGGAGATGCAGATGGTGATGCCGCCGCCACAGGGGTTCTCCGGGGGATTGGACAGGGAGATGCACCAGCAGCCAGGATTCACCGGGGGGATGGAGATGGAGATGCTGATGACAATGGTGCCGGCGATGCCGGAGTTCTCCGCAGGGATGGACTTGGCGCAGCAGGGGCTCGGGCCGAACACCGGCTGCCCCTACTGA